From Actinoplanes oblitus, a single genomic window includes:
- a CDS encoding PadR family transcriptional regulator, giving the protein MTDAPLREPTFLVLTALAAEPRHGYAVIEDVAEMTGGRVRLRAGTLYAALDRLRADGLIEVDREEVVQSRLRRYYRLTGAGERSLAVETARLRAQATIAERRLRARRTSLGGATT; this is encoded by the coding sequence ATGACCGACGCCCCTCTACGGGAGCCCACGTTCCTGGTGCTCACCGCGTTGGCCGCGGAGCCACGACACGGCTATGCCGTGATCGAGGACGTGGCCGAGATGACCGGCGGACGGGTCCGGCTGCGCGCCGGCACCCTCTACGCCGCCCTCGACCGCCTGCGCGCCGACGGCCTGATCGAGGTCGATCGCGAGGAGGTCGTGCAGTCCCGGCTGCGGCGCTACTACCGGCTCACCGGGGCCGGCGAGCGGAGCCTCGCCGTCGAGACCGCCCGCCTGCGCGCCCAGGCCACCATCGCGGAGCGCCGCCTGCGCGCCCGCCGCACCAGCCTCGGAGGGGCGACCACGTGA
- a CDS encoding DedA family protein produces the protein MAELSGLAGWVASVIDALGAAGVGLLVALENLVPPIPSEIVLSMAGFLAGEGRVNLVLVWAAATLGALAGALLLYWLGRGLGEQRLRRWLDRIPLVDVSDLDKADRWFERHENAAVLFGRCAPVVRSLVSIPAGANRMPLGRFALCTAAGSGVWNAIFVGAGYALGSRWQDVQRYSHWFDYAVWAFFAVAIGWWIAKKVRGRSKNERPRTDDQVRSPR, from the coding sequence ATGGCAGAACTGAGTGGGCTGGCCGGCTGGGTGGCCTCGGTCATCGACGCGCTGGGCGCGGCCGGCGTCGGCCTGCTCGTCGCGCTGGAGAACCTGGTCCCGCCGATCCCCAGCGAGATCGTGCTGTCGATGGCCGGCTTCCTGGCCGGCGAGGGACGGGTCAACCTGGTGCTGGTCTGGGCCGCCGCGACGCTCGGCGCGCTGGCCGGCGCGCTGCTGCTCTACTGGCTGGGCCGCGGTCTCGGTGAACAACGGCTACGGCGCTGGCTGGACCGGATCCCACTGGTCGACGTGAGCGACCTGGACAAGGCGGACCGCTGGTTCGAGCGGCACGAGAACGCGGCGGTGCTGTTCGGCAGGTGCGCGCCGGTGGTGCGCAGCCTGGTGTCGATCCCGGCCGGGGCGAACCGGATGCCGCTCGGGCGGTTCGCGCTCTGCACCGCGGCCGGCAGCGGGGTGTGGAACGCGATCTTCGTGGGCGCCGGGTACGCGCTCGGCTCCCGCTGGCAGGACGTGCAGCGGTACAGCCACTGGTTCGACTACGCGGTCTGGGCGTTCTTCGCGGTGGCGATCGGGTGGTGGATCGCGAAAAAGGTGCGCGGCCGCTCGAAGAACGAGCGACCGCGCACCGATGATCAGGTCAGAAGCCCGCGCTGA
- a CDS encoding glycosyl hydrolase family 18 protein: protein MRTSRKIALVSAVLAAGTGAAVLPMTFASAAAACAPAWSASATYVKDNVASQSGHNYTAKWWTQNESPATHSGQWDVWIDNGSCGGTTTPPTTTPPTGPTTQPPTTGTKMASAPYVYPGWGNPPAPSTVVSATGIRSFTMAFVLASGGCNPAWDGESGLTGGVHASYLSQIKAAGADVVPSIGGWSGNKLGPNCSTAEALAGAYQKVIDAFGLKAIDIDIENTDEFENTTVQDRVLTALKIVKANNPSVKTIVTFGTTPTGPSYYGTRLVQQAKALGANIDIFTQMPFDFGGGSDMYAATTGATEGLKNLVKTTFGYTDAQAYSHIGISGMNGLSDQQEVTTVDTWTRIRDYAKSKGLARFTFWAVNRDRGCAGGGVVSDCSGIAQDTWAFTKVSAGF from the coding sequence ATGCGTACGAGTAGGAAGATCGCCCTGGTCTCCGCGGTTCTCGCGGCCGGGACCGGCGCCGCAGTGCTCCCGATGACCTTCGCCAGCGCCGCCGCGGCGTGTGCCCCGGCGTGGAGCGCGTCGGCGACCTACGTCAAGGACAACGTGGCCTCGCAGAGCGGCCACAACTACACGGCGAAGTGGTGGACCCAGAACGAGTCGCCGGCCACCCACAGTGGCCAGTGGGACGTCTGGATCGACAACGGCTCCTGTGGTGGCACCACCACGCCGCCGACCACCACCCCGCCGACCGGGCCGACCACCCAGCCGCCGACCACCGGCACCAAGATGGCCTCGGCGCCGTACGTCTACCCGGGCTGGGGCAACCCGCCGGCCCCGTCGACCGTCGTCAGCGCCACCGGCATCAGGTCCTTCACCATGGCGTTCGTGCTGGCCAGCGGTGGCTGCAACCCGGCGTGGGACGGTGAGTCCGGCCTGACCGGCGGCGTGCACGCGAGCTACCTCAGCCAGATCAAGGCGGCCGGCGCCGACGTCGTCCCGTCGATCGGCGGCTGGAGCGGCAACAAGCTCGGCCCGAACTGCTCGACCGCCGAGGCGCTCGCCGGCGCGTACCAGAAGGTGATCGACGCCTTCGGCCTGAAGGCGATCGACATCGACATCGAGAACACCGACGAGTTCGAGAACACCACGGTCCAGGACCGGGTGCTCACCGCTCTGAAGATCGTCAAGGCGAACAACCCGTCGGTGAAGACGATCGTCACCTTCGGCACCACGCCGACCGGCCCGAGCTACTACGGCACCCGGCTGGTCCAGCAGGCCAAGGCGCTCGGCGCGAACATCGACATCTTCACCCAGATGCCGTTCGACTTCGGCGGCGGCTCGGACATGTACGCCGCGACGACCGGCGCCACCGAGGGCCTGAAGAACCTGGTCAAGACCACCTTCGGGTACACCGACGCGCAGGCGTACTCGCACATCGGCATCTCCGGCATGAACGGTCTCTCCGACCAGCAGGAGGTCACCACGGTCGACACCTGGACCCGGATCCGCGACTACGCCAAGAGCAAGGGCCTGGCCCGCTTCACCTTCTGGGCGGTCAACCGGGACCGTGGCTGCGCCGGCGGCGGCGTGGTCTCCGACTGCTCCGGCATCGCGCAGGACACCTGGGCGTTCACCAAGGTCAGCGCGGGCTTCTGA
- a CDS encoding chitinase, whose translation MKRSRSVLLATVTAVAAAGTATWFAGDASAAAACAGAWRESATYVKDNVASQNGHNYTAKWWTQNESPATHSGQWDVWADNGTCGGGTTPTSSPTSSPATTPPTTQPTTTPPTTTPTTQPTGTGNLPAHFLTGYWQNFDNGATPLKLAAVPAAYDLIAVAFADATATPGAVSFTLDPGLATAVGGYTDAQFKADIATLHSRGKKVVISVGGEKGSVAVASADAAANFANSVYSLIQNYGFDGVDIDLENGLNATYMASALRSLRAKAGAGLIITMAPQTIDMQSTGSSYFALALSIKDILTVVHTQFYNSGAMLGCDQMNAYSQGTENFLTALACIQTQGGLRPDQVSLGLPASTKAAGGGYVAPSVVNAALDCLARGTNCGTFKPPATYPGIRGAMTWSINWDVANGGGWASTIDPHLATLP comes from the coding sequence ATGAAGCGCTCCCGATCGGTACTTCTCGCGACGGTCACCGCGGTGGCCGCCGCCGGCACAGCGACGTGGTTCGCGGGCGACGCGTCCGCCGCCGCGGCCTGTGCCGGGGCGTGGCGTGAGTCCGCGACCTACGTCAAGGACAACGTGGCCTCGCAGAACGGCCACAACTACACGGCGAAGTGGTGGACCCAGAACGAGTCGCCGGCCACCCACAGTGGGCAGTGGGACGTCTGGGCGGACAACGGGACGTGCGGCGGCGGCACCACGCCGACCTCGTCCCCGACCAGCTCGCCCGCGACGACGCCGCCGACCACGCAGCCGACGACGACGCCGCCCACGACGACGCCCACCACCCAGCCGACCGGTACCGGGAACCTTCCGGCGCACTTCCTCACCGGGTACTGGCAGAACTTCGACAACGGCGCCACCCCGCTCAAGCTGGCCGCCGTCCCGGCCGCCTACGACCTGATCGCCGTCGCCTTCGCGGACGCCACGGCGACCCCCGGCGCCGTCTCCTTCACCCTCGACCCGGGCCTGGCCACGGCTGTCGGCGGATACACCGACGCGCAGTTCAAGGCGGACATCGCCACCCTGCACTCGCGCGGGAAGAAGGTCGTCATCTCGGTCGGCGGCGAGAAGGGCTCGGTCGCCGTGGCCAGTGCCGACGCCGCTGCCAACTTCGCCAACTCGGTCTACTCGCTGATCCAGAACTACGGCTTCGACGGCGTGGACATCGACCTGGAGAACGGGCTGAACGCCACCTACATGGCGAGCGCGCTGCGCAGCCTGCGGGCCAAGGCCGGGGCCGGCCTGATCATCACGATGGCGCCGCAGACGATCGACATGCAGAGCACCGGGTCGTCGTACTTCGCGCTGGCACTGTCGATCAAGGACATCCTGACCGTCGTCCACACCCAGTTCTACAACTCCGGCGCGATGCTCGGCTGCGACCAGATGAACGCGTACAGCCAGGGCACCGAGAACTTCTTGACCGCGCTGGCCTGCATCCAGACCCAGGGCGGCCTCCGGCCGGACCAGGTCTCGCTCGGCCTGCCGGCCAGCACCAAGGCCGCCGGCGGCGGTTACGTCGCCCCGTCGGTGGTCAACGCCGCCCTGGACTGCCTGGCCCGCGGCACCAACTGTGGCACGTTCAAGCCGCCGGCCACCTACCCGGGCATCCGCGGCGCGATGACCTGGTCGATCAACTGGGACGTCGCCAACGGCGGCGGCTGGGCCAGCACCATCGACCCGCACCTCGCCACCCTTCCCTGA
- a CDS encoding carbohydrate-binding protein encodes MAPRRLPIAPRLSIAPRLSIAPRRLLALGAALLAVVASVTVVTQAQAAVPAPPAGLSLVFGDDFTGAAGTGLNRSNWLYDIGTSYPGGAANWGTGEVETMTDSTANVYQDGGGNLVIKPIRDSSGRWTSGRVETQRTDFAAPAGGRVRIEARLQQPNVSGAAAAGYWPAFWALGDAARPVGATNWPGIGEWDIMEDINGRSSLFATLHCGTNPGGVCNETTGLSSGERACSGCQTGFHTYAVELDRGTSPEQLRWYLDGANYFTLNSSQVDATTWNNATHHGMFVILNVAMGGGFPAAFGGGPTAATQSGVPMLVDYVAVYRSSGGTTPTTPATPTTPPPGNSRDAFSVIQAESFDAAGGVQVETCSEGGQDVGFLANGDWLQFTGVNFGTGGVRDFVARVASGAGGGVSGLVEVRLDSRSNAPIGSFAVGNTGGWQAWTSIPGNVSNVSGTHTVYLTFTSGQPADFVNVNWFQFRR; translated from the coding sequence ATGGCCCCACGAAGGCTCCCCATCGCTCCACGGCTCTCCATCGCTCCACGGCTCTCCATCGCTCCGCGGCGGCTTCTCGCGCTGGGCGCGGCTCTACTGGCGGTCGTTGCGTCGGTAACCGTCGTGACGCAGGCCCAAGCGGCCGTCCCCGCCCCGCCGGCCGGCCTGTCGCTGGTCTTCGGTGACGACTTCACCGGCGCGGCCGGCACCGGCCTGAACAGGTCGAACTGGCTCTACGACATCGGCACCAGCTACCCCGGCGGCGCCGCCAACTGGGGCACCGGCGAGGTCGAGACGATGACCGACTCCACCGCCAACGTCTACCAGGACGGCGGCGGCAACCTGGTGATCAAGCCGATCCGGGACTCGTCCGGGCGGTGGACCTCGGGCCGGGTGGAGACGCAGCGCACCGACTTCGCCGCGCCGGCCGGTGGCCGGGTGCGGATCGAGGCCCGGCTGCAGCAGCCGAACGTGAGCGGCGCGGCGGCCGCGGGCTACTGGCCGGCGTTCTGGGCGCTCGGTGACGCGGCCCGTCCGGTCGGCGCGACGAACTGGCCCGGCATCGGCGAGTGGGACATCATGGAGGACATCAACGGGCGGTCCTCGCTCTTCGCCACGCTGCACTGCGGCACCAACCCGGGCGGCGTCTGCAACGAGACGACCGGCCTGTCCAGCGGCGAGCGCGCCTGTTCCGGCTGCCAGACCGGATTCCACACGTACGCGGTGGAGCTCGACCGCGGCACGTCCCCGGAGCAGCTGCGGTGGTACCTGGACGGCGCCAACTACTTCACCCTGAACTCGTCCCAGGTGGACGCGACGACCTGGAACAACGCCACCCACCACGGGATGTTCGTGATCCTCAACGTGGCGATGGGCGGCGGGTTCCCGGCGGCCTTCGGCGGCGGCCCGACCGCTGCCACCCAGTCCGGGGTGCCGATGCTCGTCGACTACGTGGCGGTCTACCGGTCCTCGGGCGGGACGACGCCGACCACGCCGGCCACGCCGACGACGCCGCCTCCCGGGAACAGCCGGGACGCCTTCTCGGTCATCCAGGCCGAGTCGTTCGACGCCGCCGGGGGTGTGCAGGTGGAGACGTGCTCCGAGGGCGGGCAGGACGTCGGGTTCCTCGCCAACGGTGACTGGCTGCAGTTCACCGGCGTGAACTTCGGAACCGGCGGGGTGCGGGACTTCGTGGCCCGGGTCGCCTCCGGCGCCGGCGGCGGGGTCAGCGGGCTGGTCGAGGTACGCCTGGACAGCCGGAGCAACGCCCCGATCGGCAGTTTCGCGGTGGGCAACACCGGCGGCTGGCAGGCCTGGACGTCGATACCGGGCAACGTGTCGAACGTGTCCGGCACGCACACGGTGTATCTGACCTTCACCAGCGGCCAGCCGGCCGACTTCGTCAACGTGAACTGGTTCCAGTTCCGCCGGTAA
- a CDS encoding YidC/Oxa1 family membrane protein insertase encodes MSVTGPFHAVVDAAHTAITALAAGLEPVGGLAPALAIVLFTLLVRACLTPLTYLQIRTERRRAALAPEMARLRTKHRDPMELATATLALQREHGIGPFAGLLPALAQAPFFMVMYRVALNPPAGAIAGVPLTAHLSAGVPVFAALLALSAAIAWWTSRRAAVLAASTPSALSAASGSADMRQAAALTATMVKYLPWLSVLAVAWLPLAGALYLVTSSAWSAAEQTVRRRLVPAPQPALA; translated from the coding sequence ATGTCCGTCACCGGTCCCTTCCACGCCGTCGTCGACGCCGCCCACACCGCCATCACCGCTCTCGCCGCCGGCCTCGAGCCGGTGGGCGGCCTGGCCCCGGCACTCGCCATCGTGCTGTTCACCCTGCTCGTCCGCGCCTGCCTGACCCCGCTCACCTACCTGCAGATCCGCACCGAACGCCGCCGCGCGGCCCTGGCCCCGGAGATGGCGAGGCTCCGGACGAAGCACCGGGATCCGATGGAGCTGGCCACCGCGACCCTCGCGTTGCAGCGCGAGCACGGCATCGGCCCGTTCGCCGGCCTGCTGCCCGCGCTGGCCCAGGCCCCGTTCTTCATGGTCATGTACCGGGTCGCCTTGAACCCGCCGGCCGGCGCGATCGCCGGGGTGCCGCTCACCGCGCACCTCTCCGCGGGCGTGCCGGTCTTCGCCGCCCTGCTCGCCCTGTCCGCCGCGATCGCCTGGTGGACCTCCCGCCGCGCGGCCGTCCTGGCCGCGTCCACCCCCTCGGCCCTGTCCGCCGCGTCCGGTTCGGCGGACATGCGGCAGGCGGCCGCTCTCACCGCCACGATGGTGAAGTACCTGCCCTGGCTGAGCGTCCTGGCCGTCGCCTGGCTCCCGCTGGCCGGCGCCCTCTACCTGGTCACCTCCTCCGCCTGGTCCGCCGCCGAACAGACCGTCCGCCGCCGCCTGGTCCCCGCCCCGCAACCGGCCCTCGCCTGA
- a CDS encoding DUF6412 domain-containing protein, with protein MLLLGLWALAGSALLEPGLSSGPRLVLALALVTAALLVVAAVALPVLIRGLIPGMRAFTRRFRESAPRLLDPDAAGRPRPRAPTARPAAA; from the coding sequence ATGCTGCTTCTCGGGTTGTGGGCACTGGCGGGTTCCGCCCTGCTCGAGCCCGGCCTCAGCAGCGGCCCGCGCCTGGTGCTGGCGCTCGCCCTGGTCACCGCGGCCCTGCTGGTCGTAGCCGCGGTCGCCCTCCCGGTGCTGATCCGCGGACTGATTCCCGGCATGCGGGCGTTCACCCGCCGCTTCCGCGAGTCGGCCCCGCGCCTGCTGGACCCGGACGCCGCCGGTCGCCCCCGCCCCAGAGCACCGACCGCGCGCCCCGCGGCGGCGTAA
- a CDS encoding carboxylate-amine ligase has protein sequence MTAAAEGTTTISPELAARAEQRDLLTLGIEEEYLLVDAVEPRGVETVEAVLAEVPEDLRSGVQHEYLRSQIEVASPPQLELTGLREAMVRLRTGLADAAERAGSRLVAVGCGPAAGPNTRLVDEPRYHRMRERFGDLSPGQGVCGTHVHVSIPDEETGVRVLNLLRPWLPTLQAATANSPLVGGRDTGYASWRSMMWERWPTVGPTPFLRSHEHYLTLIADLQASGAMLDEGMLYWYARLSARYPTVEIRMGDVMPTLDDAILLAALARALVATLIAEVRAGGEGPEVSYPLLTAAHWRAAKDGLEGLGLDLATRETRPAWRLLRQLVDYVRPELERHGDAEVVTELLERLRSRGTGAARQRALLAKGTPVAGVVDWLARTTRGEM, from the coding sequence ATGACAGCCGCTGCCGAGGGCACCACGACGATCTCCCCGGAACTCGCCGCGCGCGCCGAGCAGCGCGATCTGCTCACGCTCGGGATCGAGGAGGAATACCTACTGGTCGACGCGGTCGAGCCGCGCGGCGTCGAGACGGTCGAGGCGGTGCTCGCCGAGGTGCCGGAGGACTTGCGCTCCGGGGTGCAGCACGAATACCTGCGCAGCCAGATCGAGGTGGCCAGCCCGCCGCAGCTGGAGCTGACCGGGCTGCGCGAGGCGATGGTGAGACTGCGCACCGGGCTGGCCGACGCGGCCGAGCGGGCCGGATCCCGGCTCGTCGCGGTGGGCTGCGGACCGGCCGCCGGGCCGAACACCCGGCTGGTCGACGAGCCGCGGTACCACCGGATGCGGGAGCGGTTCGGTGACCTCTCCCCCGGCCAGGGGGTCTGCGGCACCCACGTGCACGTGAGCATCCCGGACGAGGAGACCGGGGTGCGGGTGCTCAACCTGCTCCGGCCGTGGCTGCCCACCCTGCAGGCGGCCACCGCGAACTCCCCGCTGGTGGGTGGCCGGGACACCGGTTACGCCAGCTGGCGCTCGATGATGTGGGAGCGGTGGCCGACCGTCGGGCCGACCCCCTTCCTCCGGTCGCACGAGCACTACCTGACGCTGATCGCGGACCTGCAGGCCAGCGGCGCGATGCTCGACGAGGGCATGCTCTATTGGTACGCCCGGCTGTCCGCGCGCTACCCGACCGTGGAGATCCGGATGGGCGATGTGATGCCCACTCTGGACGACGCGATCCTGCTCGCCGCGCTGGCCCGGGCACTGGTCGCGACGCTGATCGCCGAGGTGCGGGCCGGTGGCGAGGGGCCCGAGGTGTCGTACCCGCTGCTGACCGCGGCCCACTGGCGGGCGGCGAAGGACGGCCTGGAGGGGCTCGGCCTGGACCTGGCCACCCGGGAGACCCGGCCGGCCTGGCGGCTGCTGCGGCAGCTGGTCGACTACGTCCGCCCGGAGCTGGAGCGGCACGGTGACGCGGAGGTGGTGACCGAGCTGCTGGAGCGGTTGCGGTCGCGAGGCACCGGCGCCGCCCGGCAGCGCGCACTGCTGGCGAAGGGCACGCCGGTGGCCGGCGTGGTGGACTGGCTGGCCCGGACAACTCGTGGCGAGATGTGA
- a CDS encoding polysaccharide deacetylase family protein — translation MDSAAVPRARSARHRAGGDTGSWSTIRAQAGTQPDAGARRSRAHRPAVGSHRAPGTLPLESWLRAARNRPTTTVLGTLVVAGLLITAVPLSQPGPSDPGALTAAAQAAASAQAAAQRNKAAQAGGRQQSDGGTPPQPGQPVTGGSARPTPAATVTGRPAEDTPVRAVPAGAGPGKSLLTTGGRQVALSFDDGPDPEQTPKILAMLDKYQVKATFCLVGSQARRHPELVRQIVAAGHTLCNHTFNHDLTIGKKNAAQIRADLAKTNKAIRDAAPGAAIPFFRAPGGNFSDKLVKVAYADGMSSLYWAVDPRDWEHLPGESDAAHVKRVIATVRKQTTPGSIILSHDFNQPDTIAAYRELLPWLVENFELGVPSGTGETPVTPASTAPTPASPSPSAGASTEPAAEPTPAASASATPAATP, via the coding sequence GTGGACTCCGCCGCCGTGCCCCGGGCCCGGTCCGCCCGGCATCGTGCGGGTGGCGACACCGGGTCGTGGAGCACCATCCGTGCCCAGGCCGGCACGCAGCCCGACGCGGGCGCCCGCCGGTCCCGCGCGCATCGCCCGGCCGTCGGCTCGCACCGCGCGCCCGGCACGCTGCCGCTGGAGTCCTGGCTGCGGGCCGCGCGGAACCGGCCGACGACGACAGTGCTCGGCACCCTGGTCGTGGCGGGTCTGTTGATCACCGCGGTGCCGCTGTCCCAGCCCGGCCCGAGCGACCCGGGCGCACTGACCGCCGCCGCGCAGGCCGCGGCCTCGGCCCAGGCGGCTGCGCAGCGCAACAAGGCGGCGCAGGCCGGTGGGCGGCAGCAGAGCGACGGCGGCACGCCGCCGCAGCCGGGGCAGCCGGTCACCGGCGGCTCGGCCAGGCCGACGCCGGCGGCGACCGTGACCGGGCGTCCGGCCGAGGACACCCCGGTGCGGGCCGTGCCGGCCGGTGCCGGACCGGGCAAGTCGCTGCTCACCACCGGCGGGCGGCAGGTCGCGCTGAGCTTCGACGACGGCCCGGACCCGGAGCAGACCCCGAAGATCCTGGCGATGCTCGACAAATACCAGGTAAAGGCGACGTTCTGCCTGGTCGGCTCGCAGGCGCGCAGGCACCCGGAGCTGGTCCGGCAGATCGTGGCGGCCGGGCACACGCTGTGCAACCACACCTTCAACCACGATCTGACGATCGGGAAGAAGAACGCCGCGCAGATCCGGGCCGACCTGGCGAAGACCAACAAGGCGATCCGGGACGCGGCGCCGGGCGCGGCGATCCCGTTCTTCCGGGCGCCGGGCGGCAACTTCAGCGACAAGCTGGTGAAGGTGGCGTACGCCGATGGGATGTCCTCGCTCTACTGGGCGGTGGACCCGCGGGACTGGGAGCACCTGCCCGGCGAGAGCGACGCCGCGCACGTCAAGCGGGTGATCGCCACGGTGCGGAAGCAGACCACGCCGGGGTCGATCATCCTGTCCCACGACTTCAACCAGCCGGACACCATCGCGGCCTACCGGGAGCTGCTGCCCTGGCTGGTGGAGAACTTCGAGCTGGGCGTCCCGTCCGGGACCGGCGAGACCCCGGTCACGCCGGCCAGCACCGCGCCGACCCCAGCCTCGCCGTCGCCGTCGGCCGGCGCGAGCACCGAGCCGGCCGCGGAGCCGACCCCGGCCGCCAGCGCCTCGGCGACCCCGGCCGCTACGCCCTAG
- a CDS encoding Fpg/Nei family DNA glycosylase, with protein sequence MPEGHTIHRLATRHRELFAGHPVAVSSPQGRFTSGAALLDGRVLRDTEAYGKHLLHHYEGDRTLHVHLGLYGKFTEGEPPLPDPVGQVRMRLIGPGHWLDLRGPTACEVLEPPAVEALRARLGADPLRDDADPDLSYRRVRSSTKPLFALLLDQSIVAGCGLIYANEVLFRAGLSPLTPGTAIGRECWTALWDDLRALMKEGVARGRIDTVHTQHTPEAMRRAPRVDRHGGEVYVYRRTAQPCLVCGTAVAIGPLAGRNLYWCPTCQPARA encoded by the coding sequence GTGCCGGAGGGACATACCATTCACCGCCTCGCCACCCGCCATCGCGAGCTGTTCGCCGGCCATCCGGTGGCGGTCTCCAGCCCGCAGGGCCGATTCACCAGCGGCGCCGCGCTGCTCGACGGCCGGGTGCTGCGCGACACCGAGGCGTACGGCAAGCATCTGCTGCACCACTACGAGGGCGACCGCACCCTGCACGTGCACCTGGGGCTGTACGGCAAGTTCACCGAGGGCGAGCCGCCGCTGCCCGACCCGGTGGGCCAGGTCCGGATGCGGCTGATCGGTCCCGGCCACTGGCTCGACCTGCGCGGCCCGACCGCCTGCGAGGTGCTCGAGCCGCCGGCGGTGGAGGCGTTGCGGGCCCGGCTCGGCGCCGACCCGTTGCGCGACGACGCCGACCCGGATCTGTCGTACCGGCGGGTGCGCTCCAGTACCAAGCCGCTCTTCGCCCTGCTGCTGGACCAGTCCATCGTGGCCGGCTGCGGTCTGATCTACGCGAACGAGGTGTTGTTCCGGGCCGGGCTGTCGCCGCTCACCCCGGGCACCGCGATCGGCCGGGAGTGCTGGACCGCGCTCTGGGACGACCTGCGCGCCCTGATGAAGGAGGGCGTGGCCCGCGGCCGGATCGACACCGTGCACACCCAGCACACGCCGGAGGCGATGCGCCGGGCGCCGCGTGTCGACAGGCACGGCGGCGAGGTCTACGTCTACCGCCGCACCGCCCAGCCCTGCCTGGTCTGCGGCACCGCGGTGGCCATCGGTCCGCTGGCCGGCCGCAACCTCTACTGGTGCCCGACCTGCCAGCCCGCTAGGGCGTAG
- a CDS encoding ATP-dependent Clp protease proteolytic subunit — MSVEPTMRGGGASFDDQVFERLLRERIIFLGSEVNDEVTNRICAQMLLLASEDPERDIALYINSPGGSISAGMAVYDTMQYIKNDVATIAMGMAASMGQFLLCAGTAGKRYALPHARVMMHQLSGGIGGTAADIAIQAESMLHIKQVMNERIAFHTGHTPEEIERDSDRDRWFTAQQAKDYGMVDHVISRASDVNAVSSLV; from the coding sequence ATGAGTGTTGAACCGACCATGCGCGGCGGCGGCGCGTCCTTCGACGACCAGGTCTTCGAGCGTCTGCTCCGCGAGCGGATCATCTTCCTCGGCAGCGAGGTCAACGACGAGGTGACCAACCGGATCTGCGCGCAGATGCTGCTGCTGGCCTCGGAGGATCCGGAGCGCGACATCGCGCTGTACATCAACTCCCCCGGTGGCTCGATCAGCGCCGGGATGGCGGTGTACGACACCATGCAGTACATCAAGAACGACGTGGCCACCATCGCGATGGGCATGGCCGCCTCGATGGGCCAGTTCCTGCTCTGCGCCGGCACCGCCGGCAAGCGGTACGCGCTGCCCCACGCCCGGGTGATGATGCACCAGCTCTCCGGCGGCATCGGCGGCACCGCCGCCGACATCGCCATCCAGGCCGAGAGCATGCTGCACATCAAGCAGGTGATGAACGAGCGGATCGCCTTCCACACCGGGCACACCCCGGAGGAGATCGAGCGCGACTCCGACCGGGACCGCTGGTTCACCGCCCAGCAGGCCAAGGACTACGGCATGGTCGACCACGTGATCAGCAGGGCCTCCGACGTGAACGCGGTCTCCTCGCTGGTCTGA
- the ddaH gene encoding dimethylargininase, protein MTAKRYLMCRPTHFAVTYRINPWMDPTAPYDNALAVSQWENLRRVFLELGHTVELIEPLPGLPDMVFAANGGTIIDGRALGVQFRDAERADEAPAYAAWFRENGFDVTMPKHDNEGEGDILLAGGLLLAGTGFRTAHASHAETQEFLRRPVITLQLVDPAYYHLDTALCVLDERNIAYLPSAFSPGSQAVLRQLFPDAIIATPEDAAVLGLNAVSDGRNVVLPVQATHLTEQLRAAGYHPIGVDVSELRKAGGGPKCCTLEVRS, encoded by the coding sequence ATGACCGCCAAGCGCTACCTGATGTGCCGGCCCACCCACTTCGCCGTCACCTACCGGATCAATCCGTGGATGGATCCCACGGCGCCGTACGACAACGCGCTCGCCGTCAGCCAGTGGGAGAACCTGCGCCGGGTCTTCCTCGAGCTGGGGCACACCGTCGAGCTGATCGAGCCGCTGCCCGGCCTGCCGGACATGGTGTTCGCCGCGAACGGCGGGACGATCATCGACGGCCGCGCGCTGGGTGTGCAGTTCCGGGACGCCGAGCGGGCCGACGAGGCACCGGCGTACGCCGCCTGGTTCCGGGAGAACGGCTTCGACGTGACGATGCCGAAGCACGACAACGAGGGCGAGGGCGACATCCTGCTCGCCGGCGGGCTGCTGCTGGCCGGGACCGGGTTCCGTACCGCGCACGCGTCGCACGCCGAGACGCAGGAGTTCCTCCGCCGTCCGGTGATCACCCTGCAGCTGGTCGATCCGGCGTACTACCACCTGGACACCGCGCTCTGCGTGCTGGACGAGCGGAACATCGCGTACCTGCCGTCGGCGTTCTCGCCGGGCTCGCAGGCCGTCCTGCGCCAGCTCTTCCCGGACGCGATCATCGCCACTCCGGAGGACGCCGCGGTGCTCGGCCTCAACGCGGTCAGCGACGGACGTAACGTGGTGCTTCCGGTGCAGGCCACGCACCTGACCGAGCAGCTGCGCGCGGCCGGTTACCACCCGATCGGGGTCGACGTCTCCGAGCTGCGCAAGGCCGGCGGCGGACCCAAGTGCTGCACGCTGGAGGTGCGCTCGTGA